In Miscanthus floridulus cultivar M001 chromosome 5, ASM1932011v1, whole genome shotgun sequence, one genomic interval encodes:
- the LOC136451470 gene encoding uncharacterized protein, which translates to MSAPPVRTLADLDGDVLAHCAGYLGARDVASLSMSCRSLRAVAYCDAVWYRLFRDQWPFEKVPCDALGLRELYIHRHTKIHQMKFGDPISALYYLDPAETTPSHLMLDRNSIWFCQGPAAKKLNINWPETEMAETHRNHSARITCLRLFSLTDTPLFRSDTQKNEKALVTSSTDRTIRLCWKGYSRCYKGHSAPVTALADRLIMDGESKVLASGGEDCTIRLWSMSTRAKNHPLIATFHGHEKALSFLSVAWHKSSLLVSCSKDSKVKVWDTVAPSSGSSSCVGSTHLNSNGPPIAMKCHESLCYIAAGPEVTAIDLRTMRKASVLALHNHRILSCEMLPSKWLICTGTKDKALLWDIRKAQELPNTVAEMQSDGPVTLLHLDQYKVVTGVPSDGQVHVWETRTGDLSNTLGCGEPSRLGVQSRVSAMAVDGCRIAMAGNSPEGSVLHYRDFMTSSAPVSLPGKEKEVSRFWRPQQSEDTEDDSEEEDF; encoded by the exons ATGTCGGCGCCACCTGTGCGGACGCTCGCCGACCTTGATGGCGACGTGCTGGCTCACTGCGCCGGCTACCTCGGCGCCCGCGACGTCGCCAGCCTCTCCATGTCCTGTCGCTCCCTGCGCGCCGTCGCCTACTGCGACGCGGTCTGGTACCGCCTCTTCAG GGATCAATGGCCATTTGAGAAAGTGCCTTGTGATGCTTTGGGGCTAAGAGAACTATACATCCATAGGCACACTAAAATACATCAGATGAAATTTGGTGACCCCATATCAGCTCTTTATTACTTAGATCCTGCAGAAACAACACCAAGCCATCTAATGCTGGATAGGAACTCCATCTGGTTTTGTCAA GGTCCAGCAGCCAAAAAACTGAATATTAATTGGCCAGAAACTGAAATGGCGGAAACCCACAGGAATCATAGTGCAAGGATCACTTGTCTGAG GTTATTTTCTCTGACTGATACCCCACTGTTTCGAAGTGATacacaaaaaaatgaaaaagcaTTAGTCACTTCAAGCACTGACAGAACAATCCGTCTTTGTTGGAAG GGTTATTCACGCTGTTACAAGGGCCATTCAGCGCCTGTCACTGCTCTGGCTGACAGATTGATTATGGATGGTGAATCTAAAGTACTTGCAAGTGGAGGGGAAGACTGCACCATTCGCCTATGGTCTATGAGTACGAGGGCAAAAAATCACCCTCTAATAGCAACATTTCATGGGCATGAAAAGGCACTGTCATTTTTATCTGTTGCGTG GCATAAGTCCTCCCTATTGGTGAGCTGTTCCAAAGACTCAAAG GTTAAAGTTTGGGACACAGTGGCTCCTTCCAGTGGTTCATCATCATGTGTAGGCAGTACTCACCTCAACTCAAATGGGCCACCAATTGCTATGAAATGCCATGAATCCCTTTGCTATATCGCTGCTGGACCTGAAGTGACAGCGATTGACTTGAGGACAATGAGGAAGGCTTCTGTTCTTGCACTCCACAACCATAGAATACTTTCTTGTGAGATGCTGCCTTCTAAATGGTTAATATGTACTGGCACGAAAGACAA GGCTCTTCTGTGGGACATCCGTAAGGCTCAAGAACTCCCAAACACAGTGGCAGAAATGCAATCAGATGGCCCAGTGACATTGCTTCACTTGGATCAATACAAGGTGGTGACTGGAGTGCCGTCAGACGGCCAGGTCCATGTCTGGGAAACGCGGACAGGGGACTTGTCGAACACGTTGGGCTGTGGCGAACCTTCAAGATTAGGCGTGCAGAGCAGGGTGTCCGCCATGGCTGTGGACGGGTGCAGGATTGCCATGGCAGGCAACTCTCCAGAAGGCAGCGTGTTGCACTACCGTGACTTTATGACGTCTTCTGCCCCTGTATCTTTGCCAGGCAAGGAGAAGGAGGTCTCCAGGTTCTGGAGACCCCAGCAATCCGAGGACACTGAGGACGATAGTGAGGAAGAAGACTTTTGA
- the LOC136449472 gene encoding acyl transferase 9 → MAGFKVTRISEGPVKPASATPEETLPLAWVDRYPTHRGLVESMHIFRSGADAAPAVIRAALEKALAFFYPLAGRIVEGEQAGCPAIRCTADGVYFAEALADCSLEDVRFLERPLLLPKEDLVPYPGDDRWPVEPHNTIMMMQITKFTCGGFVMGLRFNHASADGMGAAQFINAVGDMARGLTEPKVMPVWHREKFPNPNIKPGPLPELPVLALDYVVLDFPTPYIDDLKRQYKAHSGKFCSGFDVLTAKLWQCRTRALALDPTTEVKLCFFASVRHLLKLDRGYYGNSIFPVKMSAPAEKVLASSIMEVVDMIREAKDRMAVEFFRFAKEETDQDPFQMTFNYESIYVSDWSKLGFSEVDYGFGPPMFAGPLVNNDFIASVVILKAPLPLDGTRMLASCVTKEHSEEFARGMKEDLP, encoded by the exons ATGGCGGGGTTCAAGGTGACGCGGATCTCGGAGGGCCCCGTGAAGCCGGCGTCGGCGACGCCCGAGGAGACGCTGCCGCTGGCGTGGGTGGACCGGTACCCGACGCACCGAGGCCTGGTGGAGTCGATGCACATCTTCCGCTCCGGCGCGGACGCGGCGCCCGCCGTGATCCGTGCCGCGCTGGAGaaggcgctggccttcttctaCCCGCTGGCGGGGCGCATCGTGGAAGGGGAGCAGGCCGGGTGCCCCGCCATCCGGTGCACCGCCGACGGCGTCTACTTCGCGGAGGCCCTGGCGGACTGCAGCCTGGAGGACGTGCGGTTCCTGGAGCGGCCCCTGCTGCTGCCCAAGGAGGACCTCGTCCCTTACCCCGGCGACGACCGCTGGCCCGTCGAGCCGCACAACACCATCATGATGATGCAG ATCACCAAGTTCACCTGCGGCGGGTTCGTGATGGGCCTGCGGTTCAACCACGCGTCGGCGGACGGCATGGGCGCGGCGCAGTTCATCAACGCCGTCGGTGACATGGCGCGGGGGCTGACGGAGCCCAAGGTGATGCCCGTGTGGCACCGGGAGAAGTTCCCCAACCCAAACATCAAGCCGGGCCCGCTCCCGGAGCTCCCCGTGCTGGCGCTGGACTACGTGGTGCTCGACTTCCCCACGCCCTACATCGACGACCTCAAGAGGCAGTACAAGGCGCACAGCGGCAAGTTCTGCTCGGGCTTCGACGTGCTCACGGCCAAGCTCTGGCAGTGCCGCACCCGGGCGCTCGCCCTGGACCCCACCACCGAGGTCAAGCTCTGCTTCTTTGCCAGCGTCCGCCACCTGCTCAAGCTCGACAGGGGTTACTACGGCAACTCCATCTTCCCCGTGAAGATGTCCGCGCCCGCGGAGAAGGTGCTCGCCTCCTCCATCATGGAGGTGGTCGACATGATCCGGGAGGCCAAGGACAGGATGGCCGTCGAGTTCTTCCGCTTCGCCAAGGAGGAGACAGACCAGGACCCGTTCCAGATGACCTTCAACTACGAGTCCATCTATGTCTCCGACTGGAGCAAGCTCGGGTTCTCTGAGGTGGACTACGGTTTTGGCCCGCCCATGTTCGCCGGCCCGCTCGTCAACAATGACTTCATCGCCTCCGTCGTCATCCTCAAGGCGCCGCTCCCGCTGGACGGCACCAGGATGCTCGCCAGCTGCGTCACCAAGGAGCACTCCGAGGAGTTCGCCCGTGGCATGAAGGAAGATCTGCCCTGA